In Bacillus sp. (in: firmicutes), the sequence AGGTTGAAAGCTAGCATCGTAGTCGTTGTAACAAATTATACGAAATTGATGTGGGCTGTAGCGGGAAATGCTAGACTCTATCATTTTAGAAATGGAAGACTATTCTTAAAAAGCAAGGATCAAAGCTTATCACAGGAACTTGCAAATAAGCATGAAATTACAGAGGATTTTGATCATCATGAGGAGCGGCATAATCTCTTGAATTACCTTGGCAAGCCCCAAATGTTTCAGCCGTTTATTTCAAAGAAGACAAAGCTAGAAGATGGTGATGTCCTGTTGCTATGTTCTTCAGGTCTTTGGGAAGAAGTAAGTGGAGTTGAAATGATGGATGCTTTGGAAGAAATACAGGATCCTAAACAATATGTAGATTTGTTGGAAGAAGTTCTCTTAAGTAGACAAAAAAAAATTGTGAATCCTTATACAATGGCAGCTATTTTTGTTAATAAGGTATATCAGGAAAATAAGAAGAATAAGAAAAAATACTTCAAGATGATTACAGTCTCATTACTTTTAACTCTACTAGTTGCAGGAAGTGCGATTTACCTTAAAGTGAAAGAAGCAAAGAAAATGGCAGAATATATGGCAGAAGTTTTTGAGCACGAAAAGACTGGAGATACTTATTTTCACGATGAAAACTATGAAGGCGCTTTATTAGAATATAGTGAGGGACGAAACGCTGCTAAACGAGCAAAAAATGCTATCCAAAAAGATTTGTTGGGGAGAAAGCTACGGATAACACAATTCATTATTGATGGGGACGAGGAAGTAAAGGCTGAAGAGTTTGCACAAGCATTAACTAAATATGAAAAAGCGGAGAAGGAAGCAAAAAAGCTTCCCAAATTTGAGGCTAATATGATTGAACAAAGAATTACAAATATAGATGCTTTCGTACAAATCTCAGAAGTCGTCAAAGAAGGTGATATGCGTTTTGAAGCTGAGGATTATGAAGGTGCGCTTACTATTTATGAAAAAGCTCGAAAGAAAGCTTTGGATATTGCTTACAGTGGTGAGCAGGAAATAAGAGCCAAGATTGAAGAGACGAAGGGGAAAATTGCTGAACTTGAGCGGGAACAGCTAGCGTTAAATGCAGAAAAGTTGGAGAAGAAAGGCGATCAAAGTTTGGCGAAAGAAGATTATGAAAGTGCAATTCATTCCTATCAAGAGGCTCAAGGAATCTTTCAAGAGATGGGTATACTTGCAAAAGTATTAAATGTTGAACGAAAGATTATGGGTGTAGAGGAGAAATTAAAAATGCCACCAAATATAGATATAGCGCAAGCTGATTCATCATTTGAAGATGAAAAATGATAATTACGTGAAGTGAAGGCAGGAAGTGATGATTACTATGAAAGAGACTATACTGGATCGGCTGCAGAGAATGGAAAATCTTGAGGAGCGTAAATTACTAAAGGACATTGTAAGTGGTGTTTTTATGAATTTAGTCGAATACCAGGAGGATATGAACAGGAAATTAGAGGAGCGGGTTTTTAGTGAATTAGAGGATTTGGACGATAGATTTGATATTTACTGTACCATTTGCAGCAGAGATAATATAGACCCTATTCATGAATTCCTGTTTCCTATGATTCCAAAGGATTTAGAGAAGGATTCCTTTACTATACAAGAACAGCTTGATTCGGTTGGCATGCATGGAGAGTTTAACCTTTTTACTATATATTTGCAGTGTGAGTTTCCGAAAATAAAAGAGCTACTAGATAGCCAAAGATTGTTTGCTGGAGTAATTGTTACAACAAGCGGGAAATATGACGTTAACATAATGCTGAAACAAAACAAAACCTATATAGAAGAAATCGAAAAACTATATCATTTGTTCTTATTAAATGGGCTTTCTTGGAAAACGGTCAACCATCCGTTTGCTTATAAATTTTTTGATGTTATTATAACTGATTTTCCCTGCTTGAAAGAAGAAGAGGAGATCATCGAGATTAGCTATGATTTGGAGGAATACGAAGCCTATAAAAAAATAAATATGATTCCACTATGGAATATTGAAAAACTTACCGTGAAAAGTTCAGGCTTTCCAAGTCCTGCGAAAGATAAAGTGAATTATGAACATACTATTTCTATCCGAAAGATGGGCGAACAAAATGGCTATCTTGTTGATTCAGATGAAAAGGATATTCGCTATGTAAAACGTTCAAAAGATGTAGTGACTGTTGTTTCTGCACATGATAAATCAGGGCTGTGGAATTTGCTCAAGATTGCAAAGCCTTTAAAGAAAACTGTTGATGATAGGCAGGGATATGCCCTTGTCTCAAACCGAAGAAATAATCACTTTATCCAGAAATATGCACAAAAGAATACGATGGCTATAAGAACGAAGAGTGAAGTGATGAGGATTATTAACTCCTTTGAAGCAGCTAAAGATCTTGAGCTAGTGGATATAGATTTACAAGATATATATATTGCCAAGGAAATATGCTACCCCATGAATGCCTTTCTAATTGATAATATCAGGGTGGAAAAGGATAAGAAAATAATGATTTTCCGTTTCAAAGCTCAAGTAGAAAGAAATTTTATATTAAATGATACGCTGAGTTTTCTCACCTCTGAGGCTCAGATGTATTTCCCGGAGTATAAATGTGTAGGGGAATGGGCATGAATTATATTTGGGATTTATTAATTAAAGCAGAGAAAGCTGGCTTCCAAAAAAAAGATATTGAATTCTTTTTGCCGAATACTTATTCCCCTTATATGGAATTAAGCAATGAATATTTAAATGGGACAGCTATTGTACAAAGGATGGGTGTGAATCCATATTACCGATTTTATGAAATATTCAAGGATTTATTTTCTTTAGATAATCATGAGGAAGAAGCACTTAGACAAGTGCTACTTGATCTTGTGCTCCATTTTC encodes:
- a CDS encoding normocyte-binding protein, which gives rise to MKETILDRLQRMENLEERKLLKDIVSGVFMNLVEYQEDMNRKLEERVFSELEDLDDRFDIYCTICSRDNIDPIHEFLFPMIPKDLEKDSFTIQEQLDSVGMHGEFNLFTIYLQCEFPKIKELLDSQRLFAGVIVTTSGKYDVNIMLKQNKTYIEEIEKLYHLFLLNGLSWKTVNHPFAYKFFDVIITDFPCLKEEEEIIEISYDLEEYEAYKKINMIPLWNIEKLTVKSSGFPSPAKDKVNYEHTISIRKMGEQNGYLVDSDEKDIRYVKRSKDVVTVVSAHDKSGLWNLLKIAKPLKKTVDDRQGYALVSNRRNNHFIQKYAQKNTMAIRTKSEVMRIINSFEAAKDLELVDIDLQDIYIAKEICYPMNAFLIDNIRVEKDKKIMIFRFKAQVERNFILNDTLSFLTSEAQMYFPEYKCVGEWA
- a CDS encoding serine/threonine protein phosphatase → MRKENSEFITSFLSESGSFIQNSDYFAYTELDDLACWVVVQGLDLDKEINSAELAAKGILEKFIEKPSMSREKIKKYIKNAHELLQEQSLRVRLKASIVVVVTNYTKLMWAVAGNARLYHFRNGRLFLKSKDQSLSQELANKHEITEDFDHHEERHNLLNYLGKPQMFQPFISKKTKLEDGDVLLLCSSGLWEEVSGVEMMDALEEIQDPKQYVDLLEEVLLSRQKKIVNPYTMAAIFVNKVYQENKKNKKKYFKMITVSLLLTLLVAGSAIYLKVKEAKKMAEYMAEVFEHEKTGDTYFHDENYEGALLEYSEGRNAAKRAKNAIQKDLLGRKLRITQFIIDGDEEVKAEEFAQALTKYEKAEKEAKKLPKFEANMIEQRITNIDAFVQISEVVKEGDMRFEAEDYEGALTIYEKARKKALDIAYSGEQEIRAKIEETKGKIAELEREQLALNAEKLEKKGDQSLAKEDYESAIHSYQEAQGIFQEMGILAKVLNVERKIMGVEEKLKMPPNIDIAQADSSFEDEK